The genomic stretch CTGATCGCAATCGCACTGCTTGCCCTGCTCAACCTTCCCACCATGGGTGACTATGTCGGCGCCGATAATGACGATGTCATGCGCCTCGTTCAGGTCCGCGATCTTCTGGCCGGTCAGGGATGGTTTGATCTGACCCAGTATCGCCTGGGGCTCGACGGCGGCACGCTGATGCATTGGTCGCGCCTGATTGACCTGCCGATCGCCGCGCTGATCCTGCTTTTCTCCCTCTTCGTTTCGCCAGAAATGGCCGAAATGCTCGCTGTCCTGATCTGGCCGATGGTTTTGGTCATTCCCCTGACGCTCGCCGTCGCGATTGCAGCAAAACGGCTTGGCGACATTGCTGCCTTGCATGTGGCGATGTTTCTGTTGGTCCTTTTCGTCATCACCTCCAACCGCTTTTTGCCGGGCGCAATTGACCATCACAATGTGCAACTGATCTTGATCGCACTGATGGTTGCGGGCCTGCTTGATCAGGACCGCCGTCCTTCCAGTTTTGCCTTGACGAGTGTGGCGGCGGCGGGCGCGCTGGCGATCGGCGCTGAGACAACGCCCTTCGTGGCGACCGTCTGTGCCATCGTTGCCGCACTCTGGGCCTTCCATGGGCCTGAGATCGCAGTTGCCATTCGTGCGTTTTCGCTGACATTGCTGTTCTCGGTCTCACTGCTCTTCTTTGCAACCGTACCACCATCGGCCTATTCGGTGGTGACTTGCGACACGCTGTCGATGGGCTATTACGGTCTCGTTTCCGTTGGGGCCGGTGCTCTGTTCCTCGCGACCTTTGTCCATCCGGCTCACGATATCCGGATTCGGATCGGCACTTTGGCGGGCATCGGCATTCTTGTCATGGCCGCAGCGGTGGTGATCGCACCGGAATGCCTGAGCAGCCCCTTGAGCAATCTCGATCCGCTGCTGGTTGAGCTCTGGCTGAACGGCGTCTCCGAGGCCCGCTCTTTCGCAGCAATGCTGAAGGTGGAGCCCGGTGCCATTGGCGGCTTCTACGCTGTCCCGATCTTTGCCGTTGCAGTTTGCGCCACCCGTATGGTGAACCGTGACCGGTTCGAGCAGCATGCCATCTTGCTGGTGCTGCTGCTGGTCTGCCTGCTGATTGCCTTTGTTCAGGTTCGGGGCGCCATTTTCGCCAACCTTCTGGCCATCCTGCCGCTCTCTATGCTGATTGCCGAACTGCGCCAGAGATATCGCGCAGAGCCGGAGCATCTTGGAATGGGCTTTGTCTTCGGCCTTGCAGCCATCGTCGCCGTGCCAAGTGTTTGGACACTTGGTGGCGTGATGATCACCGAAGGAGAAAGGGGACTGGCCGAGCGCTTCAAGGGTGTGGCCGGCACTAGCGTCGCAGCGGGCGATGCGGAGAGCTGCCTCCCGCGCGACATTGCACGCCAGCTTGTTCTCTTGCCGCAGACGACGATTGCCGCCCCATCCGACCTCGGTGCGGAAATCCTTCGCTTCACGCCGCATCGTGTGTTGTCTGCCCCTTACCATCGAAACCAGGGTGGGATGCTGACCGAGCTGCATCTCGGGCTTGCCACGCCGCAGGAAGCAGTCGCCTTCCTGCGTGGAGCCGATGTCGGACTGGTGCTCTTCTGCGCGAGCAACCCGCAAACAAGGATCCTTGCGGGCATGAAAGAGGATGGGCTGTATGCGGCGCTAACCAGAGGCGAGGTCCCACCCTATCTGCGCCCGCTGCCGCGCAATCCCGCCTCTGGTCTCATCGTCTATCAGGTCAATCTGAGATAGCCAGGCTGCTGCCGGAGACTTTGCCTGAGCGAAGGGAAGGTGGGAAACTGGCGATGTCCTGCTGATCCTCGTCGGGATTTCGGCTAGGAAGGAGCATGAGCAATTTCTTCGACAGCGATTCGCCCACCAACCTGACCGAATTCTCCGTTTCAGAACTGTCCGGGTCCATCAAGCGGACCATCGAGACGGCCTTTGATCATGTGCGTGTGCGCGGCGAAATATCCGGTTTTCGCGGACCGCATTCGTCGGGCCATGCCTACTTCTCGCTGAAAGACGACAAGGCCCGCATTGACGCCGTCATCTGGAAGGGGGCCTTTTCCAAGCTGAAACATCGCCCGGAAGAAGGCATGGAAGTGATCGCCACCGGCAAGATCACGACTTTCCCAGGCTCATCCAAATACCAGATCGTCATCGAGCAATTGGAGCCTGCAGGCGCAGGCGCGCTGATGGCGCTGCTTGAAGAGCGTAAGCGGCGCTTTACGGCGGAAGGTCTGTTTGATCCCGCCCATAAGCAGCTACTGCCTTTCATGCCGAAGGTGATCGGCGTCGTGACGTCTCCGACTGGTGCCGTCATTCGAGACATCCTGCATCGCATTACCGATCGTTTTCCCGTTCACGTGGTCGTTTGGCCGGTCAAGGTACAGGGTGAGGGATCGGGCGATGAAGTGGCCAGTGCCATTCGCGGCTTCAATGCCCTGGAGCCCGGCGGCCAGATGGCACGCCCCGATGTGCTCATTGTGGCGCGCGGAGGCGGCTCGCTTGAGGATCTCTGGAGCTTCAATGATGAAGCAGTGGTTCGCGCCGCAGCCGAAAGCGATATCCCCCTGATCTCGGCTGTCGGCCACGAGACCGATTGGACGTTGATCGATTACGCTGCCGATGTGCGCGCCCCAACGCCGACAGGGGCTGCCGAAATGGCGGTTCCGGTCAAGGCAGATTTGGAAGCCCAGATTGCAAGTCTTGCAGCAAGGTTGTCAGGCGCGATGAACCGGCAGATGGATTTCCGCCGACAGAATCTGAGGGCGCTTGCACGAGCCCTGCCGTCGCTCGACCAGTTATTGGCTCTGCCGCGCCGCCGCTTTGACGAGGCCGCCGCCGGATTGGGCCGAAGCCTTGAGCTCAACACAATGAACAAGCGTCGCAGCTTTGAGCAGGTGGCAGCGCGGCTCTCGACCGATATGCTGGCAAGGCGCTTGATGGAGCGTCAGCAACGGCTGACGGATCAGGCGGGTCGTGCAGAGCGTATCATCGAAAGACTGATCGCAAGGAACAGGACGACGCTGGGTGGTTTCGATGCGGCGCTAAGAGCAGTGCCGGGCCGTTTGGGGGCGATGACGGCGCGTTCGAAAGACCGGCTGGAAGGCCTTGGCCGGCGCGCAGGCAGCGCCGTAAGCCATGATCTTCGCCGTGCGCGACAGGCGCTTGTCGCCCAGGACCGTGTGCTGCAGTCGCTTTCCTATACCAATGTCCTGTCACGCGGTTACGCCGTCATCCGCGATGGCGACAACCGCCCCGTCACGCGTGCAGAGATGCTCTCGAAAGGGCAGGGCATTGACATCCAGTTTGCCGACGGGCGCGTTGCGGCTGTGACAGGAGAGGGTGCAGAACCTGCGCCGAGTTCGGCAAAACCGCCGCCGCGGTCCTCGAAGAAATCGGAGCCGCCCGCCGGACAGGGTAGCCTGTTCTGATGGAAGCCCGTCGTTTCCTTGTCGTCCTCGCCCATCCCCTGCCGGAAAGTTTTGCCGCGTCTGCAGCTCTGACCGTGGCCGAGGCTCTGCAGGCAAAAGGTCATGCGGTGGACCTCATCGATCTTTATGCCGAAGACTTCGATCCGCGCCTTTCTCCGAGAGAACGCGCAGCATACATGCAGCCGGGCTATCAGCCGGACGCAGATGTTGCCCAGCTCGTCGAGCGGCTGAAGGCGGCAGATGGATTGATCCTTGTCTTTCCCCAATGGTGGTTCAACCTGCCCGCCATGATGAAAGGGTTTATCGACCGGGTCTTCGTCCCTGGCGTTGCCTTTGATCACGACGCGAACGGCGGGCGGCTGATACCTCTCCTCACCCAGATCCGAACCTTCTGGGTGGTAACGTCGACCGGCTCACCCTGGTGGATCGTGCATCTCTATATGGGCAGTCCTGTAAAGCGCATTCTCAAGCGCGGCGTCGCTGCATTTTGCGCCAAGAAGCTCGATTTCAGGATTTTTTCGCTCCATGACATGGACAGGATAACCGAGCGGAAACGCACGGCTTTTCTAGCTACGTTGGCTCGTTTTACGGCAAAGATCTGACATTTAAGCTGTCCTTGAAAAACTAAAAGTTGACGCGAGCGGTGATCCATACTATTTACGGTTTATCGAATTTTGCTTGCTGAGCTTTGGTTACCGCGTCGGTCTAATCCGCGCCTTGTCGAACTTTCCTTTCAAAAATCGCTATCACCATCCGCAGCGCGATGTCGTGCTGTGGTTTCGCACTTCGCTATGAAAGGGTTCATCATGACCACTGGCACAGTAAAATGGTTTAATTCCACCAAGGGCTTCGGCTTCATTCAGCCTGACAACGGCGGCCCGGATGCATTCGTGCACATTTCCGCAGTTGAACGCGCTGGGATGCGCGAAATCGTTGAAGGCCAGAAGATCGGCTACGACATGGAGCGCGACAGCAAGTCGGGCAAGATGTCGGCCTGTAACCTTCAGGCTGCCTAAATCGGGATCAGCTTTCCTTTGACCACGGATGTACTGGCACTGTCGAAAGCTACGATCCCAACCGAGGTCAGGCATCTTGCCTGGCCTTTTTTATTGCCGCCCGGCGATCGGGCAGCTGAGGAGTAACGCATGGCAGACACTTACAGCAAATCACGGCAGCAGGCCGAAATTGCTTTTGGCAACACGCAGTCGCAGTTTTTTGCCCGCGGCCAGGCTCTTGAGGAACAGGACTCGCTTGTAAATGCAAGCGAGGAGAAGACCTTGC from Peteryoungia desertarenae encodes the following:
- a CDS encoding NAD(P)H-dependent oxidoreductase is translated as MEARRFLVVLAHPLPESFAASAALTVAEALQAKGHAVDLIDLYAEDFDPRLSPRERAAYMQPGYQPDADVAQLVERLKAADGLILVFPQWWFNLPAMMKGFIDRVFVPGVAFDHDANGGRLIPLLTQIRTFWVVTSTGSPWWIVHLYMGSPVKRILKRGVAAFCAKKLDFRIFSLHDMDRITERKRTAFLATLARFTAKI
- the xseA gene encoding exodeoxyribonuclease VII large subunit, with the protein product MSNFFDSDSPTNLTEFSVSELSGSIKRTIETAFDHVRVRGEISGFRGPHSSGHAYFSLKDDKARIDAVIWKGAFSKLKHRPEEGMEVIATGKITTFPGSSKYQIVIEQLEPAGAGALMALLEERKRRFTAEGLFDPAHKQLLPFMPKVIGVVTSPTGAVIRDILHRITDRFPVHVVVWPVKVQGEGSGDEVASAIRGFNALEPGGQMARPDVLIVARGGGSLEDLWSFNDEAVVRAAAESDIPLISAVGHETDWTLIDYAADVRAPTPTGAAEMAVPVKADLEAQIASLAARLSGAMNRQMDFRRQNLRALARALPSLDQLLALPRRRFDEAAAGLGRSLELNTMNKRRSFEQVAARLSTDMLARRLMERQQRLTDQAGRAERIIERLIARNRTTLGGFDAALRAVPGRLGAMTARSKDRLEGLGRRAGSAVSHDLRRARQALVAQDRVLQSLSYTNVLSRGYAVIRDGDNRPVTRAEMLSKGQGIDIQFADGRVAAVTGEGAEPAPSSAKPPPRSSKKSEPPAGQGSLF
- a CDS encoding cold-shock protein — translated: MTTGTVKWFNSTKGFGFIQPDNGGPDAFVHISAVERAGMREIVEGQKIGYDMERDSKSGKMSACNLQAA